The following DNA comes from Macrobrachium rosenbergii isolate ZJJX-2024 chromosome 5, ASM4041242v1, whole genome shotgun sequence.
AACATCCAATGCGTTTGAGTGCTTGCGCtcgcgtatgtgtatatatgtgtataatagtTTTATGGAGCtgaaataacaaagcacataatGCGAAATTACAACGGATATGAAGAAAGAGTACACGGTAACAATGAGCATAATGTGGAATGAAAGTTTAAATTTATTCCACAGAGGGACATGCACGCATTCGCACTcgtgtttagcttttttttttttttttttttttgctatttaaatCGTAACTAACTGACATGAAACACCCTTTTAAGGCgttctgttctttttttgttgtgtttcatttacgttttttgaaataaaattataagcaaaatctatttcctcaaaaattcaaggaACTACGAATGGAGTTAATCTTTCGACCAAACTAAACTGGCGAAATTGTGTGTTATTTACGTGTTTTAAAGTTCATTTACTGGAGTGATCCAGTTTGCATGAGATTCTTCTATTTGTTTagtcttccttttgtttatttatttatctcttcgtGTTTGTGTAACGTCTAAACGACATTATTTGATTAgaagtgaataaaataattagtgcATTTTATAGTTCAGTAGTCTGAAACGTTCGGTAAAAAACTCGACTCCCAGCCTGACCGCTGTCAGCTCAGACCCACCGCCACCGCACTGCAGgtcaaaggtgtaacgggaggtcGGGGAAGGTAACTCGAGATTTCCAATTGCGGTTTCGTTGAGGTGGGATGTTTGCCCCGTGTCAATTGCAGTCGTGGTGGCAAATAATGTATCAAATAATTTATCGTTCGCAAAATCACATGTAGATATCGTTTCGGTCCATTTTGAGTTAGAGTTAATGAAGCTGTGGCTGCTGCGAGCAATGTAATTTCCTTTGAAGCACAAGGTTTTGAGAAGTTATGATAGGATCAGAAGAGGTAATTTTATGAAGTTAATTCCTTAAAACAATTGCTCTCTTCttttgtgtcatttatttttttgtgcgtttgtaagaagtattttttaatgaaagtggCTGAAAATCCATTATTAAACGTCAAGACATATAGTTTCAAAGTAATTCATCACCTATGCTATATCCAGTTGTATACATTCATGTATTGCATTTGTTTTTGCGATTTCATGTCCTTGAAAGATACCATTACTGTCAAATCTCTGTGTAAGCATTTGCACATTCCGTTTTTCTATGCATTACGattcattcatataaatgaaTAGTCCGGCTTTTGTACCTCGAACTTTTTGTCCTTGCTTACTTCCGTAGTCGAAGTTGTGAGGAGGGAGGCTATGttttgacgtgtgtgtgtgtgtgtgtgtgtgtgtgtgtgtgtgtgtgtgtgtgtgtgcgcgcgcgcacacccCTCAGTAGCATATCTCATAGACAGGTGAACAAAAATGAATTCATCTGAGCACTTGGACAGTATGAAGTGACCTTCCCGATATTATTAACTTGGAGAAATCAGCTGAGATTTGATGATTTGTATCGGTGAAATACGTCCAAAGTATTATGAAATGTTGGGATTTATGGTGATTTAATTGCTTAATAGCCTATTAATTTTTATGCCAACCTTTTCGTATGCAGTTTATATTGACCATACATGGTAAATCCAAGTGTTCATTTATACAAGTTCATCTATTCATTCTTAATTAACCTTGACATAGGGATGTTCTCTACTTagggtttttgttatttatttcccttGTCCCTTTTTGTTgcacatttagttttttttatacatagatCACCTCTTCTGTAGAGGTTTGACCTTTACGTTTTCACCTCGCTATTAAATCTTTTGTTGTTCAGagtttttcaattgtttttcttattttacaagaTCCATCTCCTTGACCTGTTAGCCATGTTGTACTTTTCCTTTTGTTGTCTTCTATTAATGTATTTGTTGGTCTTCATATTTCCTCATGCTGCCATTGTCGCCTGGTGACATAAAAGCTCTTATGTAATAGTCCCGATCTGTTCTTTGAAAAGCCTCTGCATTGTCATCCATGACGCTTCTTCAACGCAAACTACCCCCTTGTGCATTAAAGTTCAGTCTGTCGCATACAATACTTTTAACCTTTGCTCAGTCTATTTGCCTGTGCTCATCAGTCAGTCTGTGTGCCTGCACATCAGTTCCTCTGTAATCATAAACTGTGAGGTAAGGAGGAGTCAGCTTCAGTCAAGTAAATAACCGTGTGTACTTTGTACTTCTTAGCTGTTTGTCTGTTGTTTCTGCTCAGCGACAAAGAtgcttttttattgcttttgtgttattAGGTGTCATATTCTAGTAATGGGAGCATTCATTCCATTAGGTGCAGCGGCCACTTGCCCATAAATATCCATTATGACGTCATGCTGATTAAACATCTGTGACGAGGCAACCTTGGGAAGCATATGACTAAGGCCTTTCTCTTGCGTCATCCATGTTTAGTATTGATGGATGCagttggtcattattattattattattttatggttaTCAGTGCACATGATCTAAGGAGCTTCATGGATATGACTAACATTTTTGATTTTGTTAGAGTTGTCTCTACTTGTGGTCTTCATGCAATATATTTTAGGTACAGATATATTGGTACTTTTCAGTAGGTTGCTTCCCAGTATtgatataaaggaaattttgcaaaacagaacacgcacacacacacacacacacacacacacacacatatatatatatatatatatatatatatatatatatatatatatatatatatacacctctcttgtggccgcgtgggttaatgcgtccctgtagtcctgagttcctgtccttcgctggttcgagcccacgggacggcgtacttattataaactaaaaaattccccttcggtaacatatatgaaaatatattatttccgaggtagagcgaattggatattaaaggacgtttgtagcttactgattgtatatgaatcacggtgatgtgataaaaagtcatatatatatatatatatatatatatatatatatatatatatatatatatatatatatatatatatatatatatatatatatatatatatatatatatatatatatatatatatatatatatatatatatatatatatatatatatatatatatatatgattgagtatatacacacaacacacatatatacagtatatataacatatatctctATTTCCAGCATAAAACTCACTATTAATTACTACCACATTCGTTCCTTCCGCAGGTCAGTTTAGTATCACCCCCAAGTGCAGAAAACCTCCACAACATTAACCACATACATCTGCACGAAAATGCTCATAAGCAGCTTGTTGAACCCCTACATACTGTGtcatttacttttctcttgaATATTAAGGGTCTCCCATTCCACTTCCTCTTCTACTGCATTTACTCATTAATTCCCAGGTGTTCCTTCTCCCATTTATCCCAAACCTTCCAAATTACAGTACACACATCAAATTGTCGTGCTTTGTTCTCtctacatacattattattattattattatttttaatacaaagcAAGCAGCAACCCAGTAGAGAAAAGGAACCAGAgaagcaaataatgaaataagaaagagaaataacaaggaaacaaattaggtaaataaatcgaacaaaaattataaataagccATGAAGTGAGACTCTTTGTCATCCTGCTCAACAAGAAGGGTAGTATTTGTTTCCAGTTGCTCAGGTGtcatcatttaaataatttttgtatctttacATTTGCTGCCTGTATTAATTTTGGTGTCTGGTGTGTCTGTAACTAGGGGAAATTGTGCATTTGCCAAGCTTAATTTTTGCTTAGAGAAACAGCCCTTGAACATTTGTGTGTGATAATTATGCCTCTGAAATAATCACACGATACTGAGAGTTTCCTAAATCCTTCCTTGAACAGGTAAATTTCCCAGCcaattattcatacatttataacaaAATGTGAAGTTCTAGGCATATGGAGGGCTGTAGATTGATGATAGAATTGAAAATTAACATAAAGTATTATAATAAAACCACTGAGTAGggcaagttttgtttttgtaagtgaGAATTGGAAGTGTTAGATGTTAGTATCCAGGTTAGAGATTTACTTGAGAAGAACTCAAAAGGAATGATGATATTTAATCCCTTCCCACAGCTAGAATCTCTTGTCAAGGTCATCCTTATTCCCCTAGGTACTCGTTAGAATTCcattttttaactattttcattcttctttccaaTTTTGTAGCATTCCATTTACAATCCATTCATTATAGGcataaaattgttttcagttccatattttataaataattctaaGTTTTTAATCTCATACTGACACCAAAACCTCATCTTTCAAAGTctttagaaatttatattttaaaatatccttcacctttttgtaaatttttcattccttattttcaACTTCCCTTATTATTTTTTGAAACATTATACTCCATAACCTAAACTAGCATTTTTTCTTACAGGTACATGACAGCAAGAGAGTCATTGTCCGGTTAAAGCAGCAGAAAGATGCACAGCTTCAGTCTGTGATAAACCAGTTGTTAATCCTTGAAGCTCAACTTAGACGAGAACAGAAAGGCATCATTGGTCAACTGGTAGAGAGGGATAATGTCATTGCTGCGCAAAGACAAGAGATTGAAAGACTTAGACGAGATAATAGACGATTAATCAACAAGTTGAAAAAATTTAGTGAGATGTGTGAAAAGGCTGGAAAAGTGGATCAAACTGAACCCAGAGTGAAAGTGAGCAGAGTTGACTCCCcagaaaataacatttcaccCAGTAAAGTGCAGAATACAAATGTTGGAAATTCACCCATCAGAAGCAAAAGTTCATCTGGGATGATACGTGTAGCCACTAGTATATCAGAATTAATTAGTTCGAATAACGATGTTAGTTTGCTGAAACCCCATGAAACACACAACCATGTTGTTAGCAGTAAAAATCATCATTCAGTGGAATATGTTAATCCAAATGTTGCCTCTGTTAGGGCTACAACCAATCGTGTCTTCCATAAGCCTCCTATTGCTGAGAAGCCTAAGAGTTTGAATCGTCTCCTGCAGATACAtcctaacaataaaaatatcCAGCAACAAATTTTTGTCACTTCGGGGGAGAAAGAGTGCTCAATAGTGTCAACCATCAGCAGGTTGTTAGAAGAGGAGTCTGATGCAACCAATACTGGTGGATCTTGTAGCAGTGAACCCTCTTCTCCAGAAGCAACACTGAAACCTGTCACTCCAAGAGTCATACGTTTGGCACGGCAGTTTGAAGAAGGAATGAATACCCATAATACCAACAGTCTTGCTTCCAATGGTTCTCCAGAATTTCTGAGAAGTGAAGAACAGACTTCAAAGTCATACATCATGGATGAATATGAGGTATGTCAGTATTGTATTTCTTTTACATGTTCATGGGCTTCTTCATTACCTTATACAAGTTCTAAATCCTATTTCTGAATTGAAGTACGTTTCAGATTTTCCGTAGTTGTAAGTCGTCCTTTTAAATCAAGTCAAATGTAGTTAAGTAAGGCCATATTCTTTATGGAACAGAGTTTGTGTACTTCATTTTGAAATgcattcaagtttttattttaccttagaaaaaatatctttgaaagttACCTCAATTATTTGTTTCTGCAAAGCAAAAATGTGTATTCAATGCAGTAGTGCCTTGAAACTTATTTCATGGTACAGTCCagtaatggtagtgtaattaagtttaaaaaatgaaacgcTGTACAGTGCTTCTAATGGCCTTGAAGTTATTAAGATGTGGGTTAGTGAGTTGtcttataaaattttaacattcattagcAGTAATTTGCTGCCATATAGTAATTAAAACTTACATAATGCGAATTCCAGTTTGATATATATGATTAGTTTAATCACAGTaattaaatttaccatttttacaatgtttatgattatatttttttaattagaaatctGATTTTGCAAGAGTGGAAAGTGTTGCTGATTGTCTGATTAGTGTAATTCTTTATTGAAAAATTGACTGCTGAAATTCTAAGCAAAGGTCCCTTGGGTTGAGAAGATTAAGGGACTTTAGTTAGTcattattgatttaatttattgAGTTCGTATGTCCAAAAACACAATCTGATAAGATAACAGTgtcatacatgtacagtacagtgtactaCATAGAATAGTACTTTATGGTTATTAGTTTTAAAATTGAACCTGAtaaggtatatttatttattccttaaaacataccattttgtttttcttgtatttccagGTTACAAGTGGATATAACAGTGATTCCATAAGTGatcatgaatatgaaaacatTCGTCTAAATAACAGTTCAGAAATCAATGTTCCACCAAAACATGATTTCAAGGCAGAGAACAAAGATGAGGAAAATGATGAGGATAATTATGTTATTCTTCGAGCTGTTAAAGAGGAGCACGATTATGGAAactgggtaattttttttttattttccttgttaccTTTACATACTTGTTTGAGATAAGCTGCCAAGTAtagtattttgtatttacttgAGTTTTTAAGGTGCAGtttatattacttattatttactTGACTTTTTTCTAATTGTTAATGTGTATCATTTGCTGGGTGTGACGATTACTGATTATATTTCAGAATAGGTTGTTAGCAATAATTACCTACTTTTACTGAAGATAGGCAAACTTTTTCAACAGTACAGTAGGTACATACTTGCCACAGATAGCCAAACCAAAATCCTCTAGATGATTGCAGTTCCCAGTGCCATAAAAATATCACTGGTAATGGctagatttttttcattcttcatgatGTACAGTAGGATAAATGGGAGTGGCAAAATagtacttgttattttttaacattatggactgaagtatttttttaaactgtatgAGAGAGTAGGATTAGCTGTTAATGCAacagtttgtttgttttgagCATTTGCTAATGGGGAAGTGGGATAAGttgaaaactaaatgaatacCTATTTTTGTATACATGAGTGATTCTTCATTGAAGCCATATGTGATTTAAGTTTTGAAGTTCTATGGCATCAAACTTCAGTTAACCATTTTTGGTCCACTTTGAATATAACTCTTCtgcttgaaatattttaattgatCAACTACCATAAATTTACAGTTAAAATTAGTCCTAAGCTAGGGCTTGGGTGAGCTTGGAACTTTAAAATCTACTTCTAACCATCATTGTTTTGATAGCTTATTGAGATTTTAAGGAAGGAAAACAATCACCCTGTAAGAGGAGTTCCAAGGAAACTCTAGATTTCAGTCTTTCTCAGATTTCATGGAAACTAATACAGTATTTGCCTTCAATAGGCACATTAATTAGTTTTTACTAACTATCCATTGCATATTTTGATGGGTATGAATCTGAACAGTGGGCAGCAATCAGGATGTCTTCATTAGAAGCTCTGATTTACATGCTATGAATTATAGATTTTTAAGAATATACTTTTCTTTGACAGATTGACATTCCAGAGGATcaacatatatattcaaatgttgAATTTGGTTCTGGTTTGCTGGTTAAGAACATTGACAGTGATGATGGCGATGGATATACAACGATTGGTCTTCCTAGTGAAGATGCTGGTGACAGTCCTAATTCACCTCTGAAGAGAATTGGCAGTGGTGTTTTGGAGACAAATTTAGATGCTTCACCATCAAATGATCACCAGGTATGTACTTTTCATTATGCATAAATGATTTTATGCAATTGTAATGCATAAGCCATTGACTAGTACTATGATTTGGATTACATTGTTCTGTATCTATCCTTGCTTTGAACAGTGACATATGAGGCGTAGTCTTTTAGTAGTATTGATAACTTGCAAAACAAAAAGTGTAGCAGTGTTTTGGACAGTGTAAGAGTACCTGTCCAGATGTTAGTCAGCCTGTTTAATGCTGAAATGCTTTGggaattaaaaaaatgtgtatgtttatgagcTATTACAAGTGAGTGTAGTACTGCCCTGTTTGTTATTGCATAACTCTTTCTTTTGTCACTTTCTGGTAATCATAACTTGTGAACTTTGGAGTGTAGTGTTGGTTATcagtatttttcttgtaaattagcttattccattatcattaaatattatatGCCTAAATTTAGACTATGCTAGCTACTAACATTAAAAACTGATTAGTGGTTGTGTAGAGGTGCAGTGcattatgatacagtaattaatgaaataaagtacTTTTATTATGTATGAGCTAAGCATCATTTCAATGTTAAAACTAAGCCTTGGCACATTTTGGTGCAAGGCAAAACTTTGTTGACTTGAATCTGATAGTCTGAAATTCATCAGATCTGAAGAAGTGAGAAGCAAGCCTGGAATTGgatattacaaattttatatgGCAGTGAGTATAGGGTTTTAATAATCGACTGTATTCCAGTTGTCTGAAACACTAAGGGTTGCAGCAGCAAATGTTCCAAGGTCTCGGCATAACATCAACCTCATAATGGAAAGGGATGGTGATCACATGACTGAAAACTTTGAGGAATTTACATTGGACTCTCTAGAACTAGAAGAGGACCAAGGCACTGAAGGTTTTCATGGCCAAGGGAAAGAGAA
Coding sequences within:
- the LOC136838772 gene encoding uncharacterized protein; its protein translation is MTSAGEDTDLEHKMDASHSEEEEPEMQPCPVGRADDQDPHRQHPSAVKDQVGSNRMAQLLAIYQKKVHDSKRVIVRLKQQKDAQLQSVINQLLILEAQLRREQKGIIGQLVERDNVIAAQRQEIERLRRDNRRLINKLKKFSEMCEKAGKVDQTEPRVKVSRVDSPENNISPSKVQNTNVGNSPIRSKSSSGMIRVATSISELISSNNDVSLLKPHETHNHVVSSKNHHSVEYVNPNVASVRATTNRVFHKPPIAEKPKSLNRLLQIHPNNKNIQQQIFVTSGEKECSIVSTISRLLEEESDATNTGGSCSSEPSSPEATLKPVTPRVIRLARQFEEGMNTHNTNSLASNGSPEFLRSEEQTSKSYIMDEYEVTSGYNSDSISDHEYENIRLNNSSEINVPPKHDFKAENKDEENDEDNYVILRAVKEEHDYGNWIDIPEDQHIYSNVEFGSGLLVKNIDSDDGDGYTTIGLPSEDAGDSPNSPLKRIGSGVLETNLDASPSNDHQLSETLRVAAANVPRSRHNINLIMERDGDHMTENFEEFTLDSLELEEDQGTEGFHGQGKENLPASEQRRCGDGAEAKMNFRNNEEASSGHTDSSREAANGPGNGPYEKFLEATGLSQKSILTPTRMFSNHRSMLKPRDIKHRDKLRTTFTSHSAYEDSQNSSGSYKYWTEPYL